The Acipenser ruthenus chromosome 25, fAciRut3.2 maternal haplotype, whole genome shotgun sequence genome has a window encoding:
- the LOC117412137 gene encoding hyaluronidase-2-like, which translates to MQSSFLSVWHLCFMVAMLAGSCCCQTLKPTRYPIFTHKPFLLAWNAPTQNCEPQYGVTLNLAVFDLVASPNEGLVGQKLTIFYKTRLGLYPYYTDEGVAVNGGLPQLAILRDHLAKMPEGMDRYIPEHRSEGLAVIDWEEWRPQWARNWGAKDIYRNVSRSMIAQKNVHWTAEQVEGVAQEEFDASAKQFMLQTLRTARSLRPNRLWGYYLFPDCYNYYKNSLKDYTGRCPNVEISRNDQLDWLWEESTALYPSIYLDPMLRSSEQARQFARNRIVEGMRLASVGQGLARPVFVYARPFYSGGIEMMSKMDLVYTIGECAALGAAGVVLWGDLSYANSTASCGVVRDTLQGTLGSYLLNVSMAAQLCSGSRCSLNGRCVRLNPNTNTYLHLNARSFQITQEEGSLKVKGELSSADKDDFRRDFICQCYSSYSGDSCAVPNAACSLRSAVSDLLAVTFLLVILQRHQAV; encoded by the exons ATGCAGTCCAGCTTCCTGTCTGTGTGGCATCTCTGCTTCAtggtggcaatgctggcagggaGCTGCTGCTGTCAAACTCTCAAGCCAACGAGATACCCAATCTTCACCCACAAGCCTTTCCTCCTGGCCTGGAACGCACCCACGCAGAACTGCGAGCCCCAATACGGGGTGACCCTCAACCTGGCAGTGTTTGATCTGGTGGCCTCCCCCAATGAAGGCCTGGTGGGGCAGAAGCTCACCATCTTCTACAAAACCCGTTTAGGACTTTACCCCTATTACACTGACGAGGGGGTTGCTGTCAACGGGGGGCTGCCCCAGCTCGCCATCCTCAGGGATCACCTGGCTAAGATGCCAGAAGGGATGGACAGATACATCCCAGAGCACAGATCAGAGGGCCTGGCTGTGATCGACTGGGAGGAGTGGAGGCCCCAGTGGGCCCGCAACTGGGGCGCCAAGGACATTTACCGCAACGTCTCGCGCTCCATGATCGCCCAGAAGAACGTGCACTGGACTGCGGAACAGGTGGAGGGCGTCGCCCAGGAAGAGTTTGATGCCTCTGCTAAGCAGTTCATGCTGCAGACCCTGAGGACAGCCAGGAGCCTGAGGCCCAACCGGCTCTGGGGCTACTACCTCTTCCCGGACTGCTACAACTACTACAAGAACAGCCTGAAGGACTACACTGGCCGCTGCCCCAACGTGGAGATCAGCCGGAATGACCAGCTGGACTGGCTGTGGGAGGAGAGCACAGCCCTCTACCCCTCCATCTACCTGGACCCCATGCTGCGCTCCTCTGAGCAGGCACGCCAGTTTGCACGCAACCGGATAGTGGAGGGCATGAGACTGGCATCGGTGGGGCAGGGGCTGGCACGACCGGTCTTCGTCTATGCGCGGCCTTTCTACAGTGGTGGGATAGAGATGATGAGCAAG ATGGACCTGGTCTATACCATAGGAGAATGTGCAGCTCTGGGTGCCGCTGGCGTTGTCCTCTGGGGTGATTTATCGTACGCCAACAGCACT GCTAGCTGCGGGGTGGTGCGGGACACCTTGCAGGGGACGCTGGGGAGCTACCTGCTCAACGTGTCGATGGCGGCACAGCTCTGCAGCGGCTCACGGTGCAGCCTGAACGGGCGCTGCGTGCGGCTCAACCCCAACACCAACACCTACCTGCACCTGAACGCCCGCAGCTTCCAGATCACACAGGAGGAGGGCAGCCTGAAGGTGAAGGGGGAGCTGAGCTCCGCTGACAAGGACGACTTCCGGAGGGACTTCATCTGCCAGtgctacagcagctacagcggGGACTCCTGCGCGGTTCCTAACGCTGCCTGCAGTTTGAGATCCGCTGTCAGCGACCTGCTGGCTGTGACGTTCCTGCTGGTTATCCTCCAGAGGCACCAGGCTGTTTAA